One genomic segment of Bacteroides caccae includes these proteins:
- a CDS encoding SGNH/GDSL hydrolase family protein gives MKTTHLHLFLFILFLGCTSSLTAQYKWFNPQKESFPVVRGQAWQEDPAGFYTRLPQRAKDKVRKAVWDLSLQSAGLSIAFRSNAPEIKIRYVVKGALSMPHMPATGVSGIDLYATDNNGQERWCVGRYVMQDTITYDFSGLSYAAKTGKGFEYQLFLPLYNSVSWLEIGVPENTSFRFLPVSQEKPLVIYGTSIAQGACASRPGMAWGNILNRKSEHPVINLGFSGNGKLESELFDLLSEIDAKLFIIDCMPNLPGKSAEVIYNRTLKGVKKLRETSKAPILLVEHDGYANDVTSEKAEESYRVANTELRKAYNTLQEEQIPDIYYLTKEEIGIPADGMVDGVHSTDLGMQQYADSYLKKIREILHEKNEGPTSCIPCKQQRDSYDWYARHEEILKLNRENAPEIIMIGNSITHYWAGEPTAPTQRGKEAWDKLFKNRSVRNLGFGWDKTENVLWRIYHGELDGFKANMIFLLIGTNNLQFNTDKEILQGILQVTEAIKIRQPQAKLCVMGILPRANTEKRIQQINKELRKKLEQNCIYINLSNLLTDKNGIINSSLFSDGLHPNTKGYEKIAEVLKTYLDN, from the coding sequence ATGAAAACAACACATTTACACCTCTTTCTTTTTATTCTTTTTTTAGGTTGCACTTCATCACTAACAGCACAATATAAGTGGTTCAATCCACAAAAAGAAAGTTTTCCGGTCGTCCGTGGACAAGCATGGCAAGAAGATCCCGCAGGATTTTACACACGACTTCCACAACGGGCTAAAGATAAAGTACGAAAAGCGGTATGGGACTTATCACTCCAAAGCGCAGGACTCTCCATTGCATTTCGTTCCAATGCTCCGGAAATAAAAATTCGTTATGTTGTGAAAGGCGCTCTTTCCATGCCACACATGCCAGCAACTGGTGTCTCCGGCATTGATTTATATGCAACCGACAATAATGGTCAAGAGCGTTGGTGTGTTGGACGGTATGTTATGCAGGATACCATTACATACGATTTTAGCGGACTTTCGTATGCCGCAAAAACCGGAAAAGGTTTTGAATATCAATTATTTCTACCTCTTTACAACAGTGTGTCATGGCTAGAAATCGGTGTACCCGAGAACACTTCTTTCCGTTTTCTTCCCGTCTCACAAGAAAAACCCCTGGTTATTTACGGAACTTCCATTGCACAAGGGGCTTGTGCCTCCCGTCCGGGTATGGCATGGGGAAATATTTTAAATAGAAAGTCGGAACATCCCGTCATCAATTTGGGATTCTCCGGCAATGGTAAACTCGAGAGCGAACTATTCGACTTATTGTCCGAGATTGATGCAAAACTGTTTATCATTGACTGTATGCCCAACCTACCGGGAAAGAGTGCAGAAGTGATATACAACCGTACCTTAAAAGGAGTAAAGAAATTACGCGAAACCAGCAAAGCACCTATTTTACTAGTAGAGCATGACGGATATGCCAACGATGTCACTTCCGAAAAAGCAGAAGAATCATACCGCGTAGCTAATACTGAATTGCGAAAAGCATACAATACTTTACAAGAAGAACAAATTCCGGATATCTATTATCTGACAAAGGAAGAAATAGGTATTCCGGCAGACGGTATGGTAGACGGAGTTCATTCTACTGATTTAGGTATGCAGCAATATGCAGACAGTTATTTAAAAAAGATACGGGAAATATTACATGAAAAGAATGAAGGTCCCACTTCATGTATTCCATGCAAACAACAAAGAGATTCCTATGATTGGTACGCGCGTCATGAAGAAATCCTTAAATTAAACCGAGAAAATGCCCCGGAAATCATTATGATAGGTAACTCTATCACGCATTACTGGGCCGGCGAGCCTACTGCACCGACACAACGTGGAAAAGAAGCTTGGGACAAGCTATTCAAAAACAGGTCAGTTCGCAATCTCGGTTTCGGCTGGGATAAAACAGAAAACGTATTGTGGCGCATCTACCATGGCGAATTGGACGGTTTCAAAGCAAATATGATTTTTCTACTGATAGGAACTAATAATCTTCAATTTAATACAGATAAAGAAATTCTGCAAGGTATTCTTCAGGTTACCGAAGCTATTAAAATACGCCAACCACAAGCTAAATTATGCGTAATGGGAATCCTCCCAAGAGCAAACACAGAAAAACGTATTCAGCAAATTAACAAAGAACTTCGTAAGAAGCTAGAACAGAATTGTATTTATATAAACTTAAGCAATCTGTTGACAGATAAAAATGGCATTATCAATTCATCCTTATTCAGCGATGGACTTCATCCTAATACTAAAGGATATGAGAAAATAGCAGAGGTTTTAAAAACTTACCTAGATAATTAG
- a CDS encoding Crp/Fnr family transcriptional regulator → METMFDTLLQLPLFQGLCHEDFTSILDKVKLHFIKHKAGETIIENGSPCKQLRFLLKGKVSIVTTSKENIYTVIEQMEAPYLIEPQSLFGMNTNYASSYIAHTEAHTISISKAFVLSDLFNYDIFRLNYMNIVSNRAQNLYSRLWEEPTIDLKEKISRFFLLHCEKTQGEKIFKVKMDDLARYLDDTRLNTSKALNELQDKGLIELRRKEILIPDAQKLII, encoded by the coding sequence ATGGAAACAATGTTCGACACTTTGCTCCAATTGCCTTTATTTCAAGGTCTTTGCCATGAAGATTTCACTAGTATTTTGGATAAGGTAAAGCTACATTTTATCAAGCATAAAGCCGGAGAAACTATCATTGAGAATGGTAGTCCTTGTAAGCAACTCCGTTTCCTGTTAAAAGGTAAAGTATCTATCGTCACCACTTCCAAAGAAAACATATACACTGTCATTGAGCAAATGGAAGCACCATATCTGATAGAGCCACAATCGTTATTCGGCATGAATACGAATTACGCATCCTCTTATATAGCGCATACAGAAGCCCACACAATCAGTATTAGTAAAGCCTTCGTACTTAGCGACCTGTTTAATTACGATATATTCCGGCTCAACTATATGAATATTGTCAGCAATCGTGCACAAAATCTTTACTCCCGACTATGGGAAGAACCGACTATAGACTTAAAGGAGAAGATTTCCCGCTTCTTCTTACTGCATTGCGAGAAAACACAAGGAGAAAAGATATTCAAAGTAAAAATGGATGATTTAGCTCGCTATTTAGACGATACCCGTCTGAATACTTCCAAAGCACTTAACGAATTACAGGATAAAGGATTGATTGAGTTGCGACGAAAAGAAATTCTTATTCCTGATGCACAGAAGCTCATTATATAA
- a CDS encoding MarC family protein has translation MFAGFNWQQMISAFIVLFAVIDIIGSIPIIINLKEKGKDVNAMKATVISFALLIGFFYAGDMMLRLFHVDIESFAVAGAFVIFLMSLEMILDIEIFKNQGPIKEATLVPLVFPLLAGAGAFTTLLSLRAEYASINIIIALVLNMVWVFFVVSMTGRVERFLGKGGIYIIRKFFGIILLAISVRLFTANITLLIEALHKS, from the coding sequence ATGTTTGCAGGCTTTAACTGGCAACAGATGATTAGTGCGTTTATCGTGCTTTTTGCGGTAATAGACATTATCGGTTCTATACCTATTATTATTAACCTGAAAGAAAAGGGGAAGGATGTGAATGCAATGAAGGCTACCGTTATTTCTTTTGCCTTATTAATCGGTTTCTTTTATGCAGGGGACATGATGCTGAGACTCTTCCATGTAGATATTGAATCTTTTGCTGTTGCAGGTGCATTTGTTATTTTCCTCATGTCTTTGGAAATGATTCTGGATATTGAAATCTTCAAAAATCAGGGACCTATCAAAGAAGCTACTCTAGTTCCGCTTGTTTTTCCTCTTTTAGCCGGTGCCGGAGCTTTTACTACCTTGCTTTCCCTTCGGGCAGAATATGCCAGCATTAATATTATCATCGCCTTGGTTCTGAATATGGTCTGGGTTTTCTTTGTTGTGAGTATGACCGGTCGTGTGGAACGATTCCTCGGGAAAGGTGGTATTTATATTATTCGCAAGTTCTTTGGAATTATCCTGTTGGCTATCTCTGTCAGGTTGTTTACGGCGAATATAACGTTGTTGATTGAGGCATTGCATAAGTCCTGA
- a CDS encoding rhomboid family intramembrane serine protease: MKQDIQRIMLAAAKPLFLIFILYMLKIVEVGMHWDLSHLGIYPMEKRGVFGILTHPLIHSGFSHLLANTLPLFFLSWCLFYFYRGIAGKIFILIWIGAGLLTFIIGKPGWHIGASGLIYGLAFFLFFSGILRKYVPLIAISLLVTFLYGGIIWHMFPYFSPANMSWEGHLSGGIMGTLCALAFVNHGPQRPEPFADEKDDDEEEEENPKEEFSNQDLCNASINNVIFAVNNLTEIANRIIPKNLRII, from the coding sequence ATGAAACAAGATATTCAGCGTATCATGCTAGCTGCAGCAAAGCCACTGTTTCTTATTTTCATTCTTTATATGCTCAAGATTGTAGAGGTCGGGATGCATTGGGATCTCTCTCACTTGGGGATATATCCTATGGAAAAACGTGGAGTTTTCGGTATTCTGACTCATCCGTTGATACACAGTGGATTCAGTCATTTACTGGCTAATACGCTCCCGCTATTTTTCTTATCATGGTGTCTTTTTTACTTTTACCGGGGAATAGCGGGAAAAATTTTTATCCTGATTTGGATCGGTGCCGGACTACTTACCTTTATTATAGGTAAACCGGGCTGGCATATAGGTGCCAGCGGATTAATCTACGGTCTTGCCTTTTTCCTTTTTTTCAGTGGCATTCTCCGCAAATACGTACCACTTATTGCCATTTCTCTGCTTGTCACCTTTTTATACGGAGGAATTATCTGGCATATGTTCCCCTATTTCTCTCCCGCCAATATGTCGTGGGAAGGACATCTAAGCGGTGGAATTATGGGAACACTCTGTGCCCTAGCTTTTGTGAATCACGGGCCTCAACGCCCGGAACCTTTTGCAGATGAAAAGGATGATGACGAGGAAGAAGAGGAGAATCCGAAGGAGGAATTTTCCAATCAGGACTTATGCAATGCCTCAATCAACAACGTTATATTCGCCGTAAACAACCTGACAGAGATAGCCAACAGGATAATTCCAAAGAACTTGCGAATAATATAA
- a CDS encoding glycogen debranching enzyme N-terminal domain-containing protein: MSYLRFDKTLMTNLEESLQREILRTNKAGAYHCTTIVDCNTRKYHGLLVIPVPNLDDENHVLLSSLDETVIQHGAEFNLGLHKYQGNNFSPNGHKYIREFDCEHIPATTYRVGGVILRKEKIFVHHENRILIRYTLLDAHSATTLRFRPFLAFRSVREYTHENAQASREYQLVENGIRTCMYPGYPELYMQLNKKCEFHFLPDWYRGIEYPKEQERGYDFNEDLYVPGYFEVDIKKGESIVFSAGTSEISPRRLKQTFEAEVADRTPRDSFYHCLKNSAHQYHNQQEGEHYILAGYPWFKCRARDMFIALPGLTLAIDEIDQFEDVMKTAEKAIRNFINEEPVGYKIYEMEHPDVLLWAVWALQQYAKETSREQCRQKYGELLKDIMEYIRQRKHDNLFLHENGLLYANGTEKAITWMNSTVNGHPVIPRTGYIVEFNALWYNALRFVADLVREGGDAIFADVLDAQAEVTGKSFVDVFRNEYGYLLDYVDGNMMDWSVRPNMIFTVAFDYSPLDRAQKKQVLDIVTKELLTPKGIRSLSPKSGGYNPNYVGPQVQRDYAYHQGTAWPWLMGFYLEAYLRIYKMSGLSFVERQLISYDDEMTSHCVGSIAELFDGNPPFKGRGAVSFAMNVAEILRVLKLLSKYY, encoded by the coding sequence ATGAGTTATTTACGATTTGACAAGACCCTCATGACGAATCTGGAAGAATCTCTGCAGAGAGAAATTCTCCGGACGAACAAGGCAGGAGCTTATCATTGTACAACGATTGTTGATTGTAACACACGCAAATATCACGGCCTGTTGGTGATTCCCGTTCCCAATCTCGACGATGAAAATCATGTGCTGCTATCTTCTCTTGATGAAACGGTAATTCAACATGGTGCGGAGTTTAACTTGGGATTGCATAAATATCAGGGGAACAACTTTAGTCCCAACGGGCACAAGTATATCCGTGAGTTTGATTGTGAACATATCCCGGCGACAACTTACCGTGTTGGAGGAGTAATTCTCCGCAAAGAAAAAATCTTTGTACATCATGAAAATAGAATCCTGATTCGTTATACTTTACTTGATGCGCATTCGGCAACGACTTTGCGCTTCCGTCCGTTCCTTGCTTTCAGAAGTGTACGTGAGTATACTCACGAAAATGCACAGGCAAGCCGCGAGTATCAACTTGTGGAAAACGGTATAAGGACTTGTATGTATCCGGGCTATCCGGAACTGTATATGCAGTTGAACAAAAAATGTGAGTTCCATTTCCTACCCGACTGGTATCGTGGCATTGAATACCCGAAGGAACAGGAACGAGGGTATGATTTCAATGAAGATCTTTATGTTCCCGGTTATTTTGAGGTGGATATAAAGAAAGGGGAGAGTATTGTATTCTCGGCCGGGACTTCAGAAATATCCCCTCGGAGACTGAAACAGACATTTGAGGCGGAAGTGGCTGATCGTACACCGCGTGATAGTTTTTATCACTGTCTGAAAAATTCTGCTCACCAATATCACAATCAACAGGAAGGTGAACATTATATCCTTGCCGGTTATCCATGGTTTAAATGCCGTGCACGCGATATGTTTATTGCTTTGCCGGGGCTGACGCTTGCTATTGACGAAATCGACCAGTTTGAGGATGTGATGAAAACAGCGGAAAAAGCAATTCGTAACTTCATTAATGAAGAACCTGTGGGTTACAAAATCTATGAGATGGAACATCCTGATGTTTTGCTTTGGGCTGTTTGGGCTCTGCAACAATATGCAAAAGAGACTTCCCGAGAGCAATGTCGTCAGAAATATGGAGAGCTTCTGAAAGATATCATGGAATATATCCGTCAGAGGAAACATGATAACCTTTTCTTGCATGAAAACGGGCTGCTTTATGCAAATGGTACGGAAAAAGCGATTACATGGATGAACTCTACCGTAAACGGTCATCCGGTAATTCCCCGTACAGGATATATTGTTGAGTTTAATGCTTTATGGTATAATGCGCTGCGTTTTGTGGCAGATCTAGTGCGTGAAGGTGGAGATGCAATTTTTGCAGATGTACTTGACGCACAAGCTGAAGTGACCGGAAAGTCATTTGTGGATGTGTTCCGGAACGAATATGGGTATTTGCTTGATTATGTGGATGGTAATATGATGGATTGGAGTGTACGCCCTAACATGATATTTACAGTAGCATTTGATTATTCTCCTTTAGATAGGGCGCAAAAGAAACAAGTGCTTGATATTGTGACTAAGGAATTGCTTACCCCGAAGGGAATCCGTTCGTTGAGTCCGAAGAGTGGCGGATATAATCCGAATTATGTAGGTCCGCAGGTACAGCGGGATTATGCTTATCATCAGGGAACTGCATGGCCTTGGCTAATGGGATTCTATCTGGAGGCTTATTTGCGAATCTATAAGATGAGCGGACTGTCATTCGTCGAACGCCAGTTGATTAGCTATGATGATGAGATGACAAGCCATTGTGTGGGCTCCATTGCCGAACTATTTGATGGAAACCCACCTTTCAAAGGACGTGGCGCGGTATCGTTTGCAATGAATGTGGCAGAAATATTGCGTGTTTTAAAGCTACTGTCTAAGTATTATTAA